The following proteins come from a genomic window of Azoarcus sp. PA01:
- a CDS encoding enoyl-CoA hydratase — protein MNPVILVETRNKVGLIRINRPEVHNALNDDVMTELGRALDAFEADRTIACVVLTGSEKAFAAGADIAAMRAMDFMDAYKSDFITRNWERLRTFRKPVIAAVNGVALGGGCELAMMCDIVFAADNARFGQPEIKIGTIPGAGGTQRLPRAIGKTKAMDMCLTGRLMDAQEAERAGLVARIFPAASVLDEALAAAAQLAEYSLPVLMMMKESVNRAYESPLSEGLLFERRTLHATFALADQKEGMNAFVEKRKAQFAHC, from the coding sequence ATGAATCCCGTGATCCTCGTCGAAACCCGAAACAAGGTCGGCCTGATCCGCATCAACCGGCCCGAAGTGCATAACGCGCTCAACGACGACGTGATGACCGAGCTCGGCCGCGCGCTCGACGCGTTCGAGGCCGACCGGACCATTGCGTGCGTCGTGCTGACCGGCTCCGAAAAAGCTTTCGCCGCGGGCGCCGACATCGCGGCGATGCGCGCGATGGACTTCATGGACGCTTACAAGTCGGACTTCATCACCCGCAACTGGGAGCGGCTGCGCACGTTCCGCAAGCCGGTCATCGCCGCGGTGAATGGGGTCGCGCTCGGCGGCGGGTGCGAACTGGCGATGATGTGCGACATCGTCTTCGCCGCCGACAACGCGCGCTTCGGCCAGCCGGAGATCAAGATCGGCACGATCCCCGGCGCCGGCGGCACGCAGCGCCTGCCGCGCGCGATCGGCAAGACCAAAGCGATGGACATGTGCCTGACCGGCCGGCTGATGGACGCGCAGGAAGCCGAGCGCGCCGGCCTCGTCGCGCGCATCTTCCCGGCCGCCAGCGTGCTCGACGAGGCGCTCGCGGCCGCCGCGCAGCTCGCCGAATATTCGCTGCCGGTGCTGATGATGATGAAGGAGTCGGTCAACCGCGCCTACGAGAGCCCGCTCAGCGAAGGGTTGCTGTTCGAGCGCCGCACGCTGCACGCCACTTTCGCGCTCGCCGACCAGAAGGAAGGCATGAACGCGTTCGTCGAGAAGCGCAAAGCGCAGTTCGCGCACTGCTAG
- the aliA gene encoding cyclohexanecarboxylate-CoA ligase encodes MNFEPVLLADRMGPMKAASLWRDETIDVHFRRAHENCPDKPAVVAYRDGQPEPVRLSYRELDRRVDRIARGLAALGVGRGDVVTFQLPNRWEFVALALACARIGAAANPVMPIFRQHELTYMLNFAESKVFIVPAVFRKFDHAAMARELQPKLPHLKQVVILDGEGDDSFERLLMRDDLPPLAGSGLGPDDVALLMYTSGTTGEPKGVMHTSNTLFSNLHAYIERMELGASDVVLGASPMAHLTGYGYLAMLPLILNSTTILQETWNAARALEIVRDEDVTFSMASAAFISDMCAAVEAGAPVSPKFTKFNCAGAPIPPVVVERAWALMGLRVCSAWGMTECGAVTITEPARALEKSGVSDGRPVPGIEVKIADANGAQLAQGETGSLLIRGASLFAGYLKRPQLNSVDAEGWFDTGDLAFQDSEGYIRINGRSKDIVIRGGENIPVVEIENLLYQHPSITTVAVVGYPDRRLGERICAFVSLKPGSTLTFADLTAYLDRQQVAKQYYPERLEIVADLPRTPAGKLQKFKLRETAKTFGDAANAAMEKS; translated from the coding sequence ATGAACTTCGAACCGGTACTGCTTGCGGACCGCATGGGCCCGATGAAGGCCGCCAGCCTGTGGCGCGACGAGACGATCGACGTGCATTTCCGCCGCGCGCACGAAAACTGCCCCGACAAACCGGCGGTGGTCGCCTATCGCGACGGCCAGCCCGAGCCGGTGCGGCTCAGCTACCGCGAGCTCGACCGCCGCGTCGACCGCATCGCGCGCGGGCTTGCCGCGCTCGGCGTCGGCCGCGGCGACGTCGTCACCTTCCAGTTGCCGAATCGCTGGGAATTCGTCGCGCTCGCGCTGGCGTGCGCGCGCATCGGCGCGGCGGCGAACCCGGTGATGCCGATTTTCCGCCAGCACGAACTCACCTACATGCTGAACTTCGCCGAGTCGAAAGTCTTCATCGTGCCGGCGGTGTTTCGCAAATTCGACCACGCCGCGATGGCGCGCGAACTGCAGCCGAAGCTGCCCCATCTGAAGCAGGTCGTCATCCTCGATGGCGAGGGCGACGACAGCTTCGAGCGCCTGCTGATGCGCGACGATTTGCCGCCTCTGGCCGGCTCCGGGCTCGGACCGGACGACGTCGCACTGCTGATGTACACGTCGGGCACGACGGGCGAGCCCAAAGGCGTGATGCACACGTCGAACACGCTGTTCTCGAACCTGCACGCGTACATCGAGCGGATGGAGCTCGGCGCTTCGGACGTCGTTCTCGGCGCGTCGCCGATGGCGCACCTCACCGGCTACGGCTACCTCGCGATGCTGCCGCTGATCCTGAACTCGACGACCATCCTGCAGGAAACCTGGAACGCGGCGCGCGCGCTCGAGATCGTCCGCGACGAGGACGTCACCTTCAGCATGGCGTCGGCCGCGTTCATCTCCGACATGTGCGCCGCAGTCGAAGCCGGTGCGCCGGTGTCGCCGAAATTCACGAAGTTCAACTGCGCCGGCGCGCCGATTCCGCCGGTCGTCGTCGAGCGCGCCTGGGCACTGATGGGCCTGCGCGTGTGCTCGGCGTGGGGCATGACCGAATGCGGCGCGGTCACGATTACCGAACCCGCCCGGGCGCTCGAGAAGTCCGGCGTATCGGACGGCCGGCCGGTGCCCGGCATCGAAGTGAAGATCGCCGATGCGAACGGTGCGCAACTGGCGCAGGGCGAAACGGGCAGCCTGCTGATCCGCGGCGCGTCGCTGTTCGCCGGCTACCTGAAACGCCCGCAGCTGAACAGCGTCGACGCCGAAGGCTGGTTCGACACCGGCGACCTCGCGTTTCAGGATTCCGAAGGCTACATCCGCATCAACGGCCGCAGCAAGGACATCGTCATCCGCGGCGGCGAGAACATTCCGGTCGTCGAGATCGAGAACCTGCTGTACCAGCATCCCTCGATCACGACGGTGGCGGTCGTCGGCTACCCGGACCGGCGCCTGGGCGAGCGCATCTGCGCGTTCGTGTCGCTCAAACCCGGCTCGACGCTGACGTTCGCCGACCTCACCGCGTATCTCGACCGCCAGCAAGTTGCGAAACAGTACTACCCGGAGCGGCTCGAGATCGTCGCCGATCTGCCGCGCACGCCGGCCGGCAAGCTGCAGAAGTTCAAGCTGCGCGAGACCGCGAAAACCTTCGGCGACGCTGCGAACGCCGCCATGGAGAAGTCCTGA
- the badH gene encoding 2-hydroxycyclohexanecarboxyl-CoA dehydrogenase: protein MRGIKDKVAIVTGGAGGIGSAICRRFGEEGAKVAVFDINREAAEAVAAEIRAQGGNAQAFAVDLTNQESVISAVAAAEEALGPTDVLVNNAGWDKVGNFLSTEKPLWDKIVAINLYGALYMHHAVVKGMVERGAGRVVNVASDAGRGGSSGEAVYSFCKGGLIAFSKTMARELARQQISVNVVCPGPTDTPLLDDICGDGERGEKLRTAFTRAVPFGRLGQPDDLPGAIVFLSSDDASFITGQVLSVSGGLTMAG from the coding sequence ATGAGAGGAATCAAGGACAAAGTCGCGATCGTCACCGGGGGCGCAGGCGGCATCGGCTCGGCGATCTGCCGCCGCTTCGGCGAGGAAGGCGCGAAAGTCGCGGTGTTCGACATCAACCGCGAAGCGGCCGAAGCGGTCGCCGCGGAGATCCGCGCGCAAGGCGGCAACGCCCAGGCGTTCGCGGTCGATCTGACGAACCAGGAGTCGGTGATCAGCGCGGTCGCGGCGGCGGAAGAAGCGCTCGGCCCGACCGACGTGCTCGTCAACAACGCCGGCTGGGACAAGGTCGGCAATTTCCTCAGCACCGAGAAGCCGCTGTGGGACAAGATCGTCGCGATCAACCTGTACGGCGCGCTGTACATGCACCACGCAGTCGTCAAAGGCATGGTCGAACGCGGCGCAGGCCGCGTCGTCAACGTCGCGTCGGACGCCGGCCGGGGCGGTTCGTCGGGCGAAGCGGTGTATTCGTTCTGCAAGGGCGGGCTGATCGCGTTCTCGAAGACGATGGCGCGCGAACTCGCCCGCCAGCAGATCAGCGTCAATGTCGTGTGCCCCGGCCCGACCGACACGCCGCTGCTCGACGACATCTGTGGCGATGGCGAGCGCGGCGAGAAGCTGCGCACCGCCTTCACGCGCGCGGTGCCGTTCGGCCGCCTCGGCCAGCCCGACGACCTGCCCGGCGCGATCGTGTTCCTGTCGAGCGACGACGCGTCGTTCATCACCGGCCAGGTGCTGAGCGTGTCGGGCGGCCTGACGATGGCCGGCTGA
- a CDS encoding transferase hexapeptide repeat family protein — translation MKPPRVYAIDGVVPVIDPSAYVHPSAVLIGDVIVGPGCYVGPCASLRGDFGRLILMAGVNVQDTCVIHSFPDHDTVVNENGHIGHGAVLHCCTIGRNALVGMNAVVMDNAVVGENAFIAACSFVKAGMQVPPATLLAGTPAKVVRPLTEQEMAWKVQGTGIYQNLTRRCLATMVETDALAAVEADRKRIVMPEIVPLSEQKQRS, via the coding sequence ATGAAACCGCCCCGCGTCTATGCCATCGACGGCGTCGTCCCGGTCATCGACCCGAGCGCCTACGTACACCCCTCGGCGGTGCTGATCGGCGACGTCATCGTCGGTCCCGGCTGCTACGTCGGCCCGTGCGCGAGCCTGCGCGGCGACTTCGGCCGGCTGATCCTGATGGCCGGCGTCAACGTCCAGGACACCTGCGTCATCCACAGCTTTCCGGACCACGACACGGTGGTCAACGAGAACGGCCACATCGGCCACGGCGCCGTGCTGCACTGCTGCACGATCGGGCGCAACGCGCTCGTCGGCATGAACGCTGTCGTCATGGACAACGCGGTCGTCGGCGAGAACGCGTTCATCGCCGCGTGCAGCTTCGTCAAGGCCGGCATGCAGGTGCCGCCGGCCACGCTCCTTGCCGGCACGCCGGCGAAAGTCGTCCGCCCGCTGACCGAGCAGGAGATGGCGTGGAAAGTCCAGGGCACGGGCATCTACCAGAACCTCACCCGCCGCTGCCTCGCGACGATGGTCGAGACCGATGCGCTCGCCGCGGTCGAGGCCGACCGCAAGCGCATCGTGATGCCGGAAATCGTGCCGCTGAGCGAGCAAAAACAGCGCAGCTAA
- a CDS encoding porin, which yields MHKKQSAVAVGAVLTGLASAPVTAQSTGTLYGVVDAYFGYGKMGDNRKTGIDSGGLTGSRIGFRGSEALGNGVAAVFALEYGLLNDANEGIGTTGLRARQQFVGLKGSFGFAGLGRQYAPGYYVFKYDGAIGTPWGPQAMLGIKAGATIVPASPARANNALNYISPNMGGLTVNTIYAFGEENQATNRRQGDRFSIGAEYANGPLGANVIYHVGRDMPATVGVDDKKEWYAGGSYNFGAVTLLASYQQVEQDSDTNKVYQIGAIAPVSPAGKLHFAIGHLAHENSDLDATNLTVGYGHALSRRTTAYAFATRVNNDSAQNATFVASAVGLAGENSTNLMVGVNHTF from the coding sequence ATGCACAAAAAACAATCCGCCGTCGCAGTCGGCGCTGTTTTGACGGGTTTGGCGTCGGCGCCCGTCACGGCTCAGTCGACGGGGACACTGTACGGCGTCGTCGACGCCTACTTCGGCTACGGAAAAATGGGCGACAACCGGAAGACCGGCATCGATTCAGGGGGCCTCACCGGCTCCCGCATCGGTTTTCGCGGCAGCGAAGCACTGGGCAACGGCGTGGCGGCCGTGTTCGCGCTCGAGTACGGGCTCCTGAACGATGCCAACGAAGGCATCGGCACCACCGGACTGCGCGCCCGCCAGCAATTCGTCGGCCTGAAAGGCAGCTTCGGCTTCGCCGGCCTCGGCCGTCAGTACGCGCCCGGCTACTACGTCTTCAAATACGACGGCGCGATCGGCACGCCGTGGGGGCCGCAGGCGATGCTCGGCATCAAGGCCGGCGCGACGATCGTGCCGGCGAGCCCGGCACGCGCGAACAACGCGCTGAACTACATTTCGCCGAACATGGGCGGCCTCACCGTCAACACGATCTACGCGTTCGGCGAGGAAAATCAGGCGACGAACCGCCGCCAGGGCGATCGCTTCAGCATCGGTGCCGAATATGCGAATGGACCGCTCGGCGCGAACGTGATCTACCACGTCGGCCGGGACATGCCCGCCACAGTCGGCGTCGACGACAAGAAGGAATGGTACGCGGGCGGCTCGTACAATTTCGGCGCCGTCACGTTGCTTGCCAGCTACCAGCAGGTCGAGCAGGATTCGGACACCAACAAGGTCTACCAGATCGGGGCGATCGCGCCGGTCAGTCCGGCCGGCAAGCTCCACTTCGCGATCGGCCACCTCGCTCACGAGAATTCCGACCTCGACGCGACGAACCTGACCGTCGGCTACGGCCACGCGCTTTCCAGGCGAACCACGGCTTACGCTTTCGCCACTCGGGTCAACAACGACTCCGCGCAGAATGCGACATTCGTCGCCAGCGCGGTCGGCCTGGCGGGCGAGAACAGCACGAACCTCATGGTCGGCGTGAATCACACGTTCTGA
- a CDS encoding acyl-CoA dehydrogenase family protein, translated as MIRDQETLNILLDTISRFVRERLVPQEAHVAETDQIPQELVDEMKELGLFGLSIPEEYGGMGLTMEEEVLATFEIGKTSPCFRSLFATNNGIGAQGIVIDGTEEQKRHYLPKLASGEIIGSFALTEPDSGSDAASLRTSARRDGDCYVLNGTKRYITNAPEAGIFTVMARTNPDAKGPHGISAFVVEQGTPGLSLGPIDKKMGQKGAHICDVIFDDCRVPAVNLIGGREEVGFKTAMKVLDKGRINIAAVCVGVAERMLDDALRYAMERKQFGKPIAEFQLIQAMLADSKAEIYAARSMVIDAARRRDEGLDVGTEAACAKLFASEMCGRVADRAVQIFGGAGYLAEYGIERFYRDVRLFRIFEGTTQIQQLVIARNLIREHAR; from the coding sequence ATGATCCGCGATCAGGAGACTCTGAACATTCTTCTCGACACGATCTCGCGCTTCGTGCGCGAACGCCTCGTGCCGCAGGAAGCACACGTCGCCGAAACCGACCAGATCCCGCAGGAGCTCGTCGACGAGATGAAGGAACTCGGCCTGTTCGGCCTGTCGATTCCCGAGGAATACGGCGGGATGGGGCTGACGATGGAAGAAGAAGTCCTCGCGACCTTCGAGATCGGCAAGACTTCGCCGTGCTTCCGCTCGCTGTTCGCGACCAACAACGGCATTGGCGCCCAGGGCATCGTCATCGACGGCACCGAGGAGCAGAAGCGCCATTACCTGCCGAAGCTCGCGTCCGGCGAGATCATCGGCTCGTTCGCGCTGACCGAACCGGACAGCGGCTCGGACGCCGCCAGCCTGCGCACCAGCGCGCGCCGCGACGGCGACTGCTACGTGCTCAACGGCACGAAGCGCTACATCACGAATGCACCGGAAGCCGGCATCTTCACGGTGATGGCCCGCACGAACCCCGACGCGAAAGGGCCGCACGGCATCTCGGCGTTCGTCGTCGAACAGGGCACGCCGGGCCTGTCGCTCGGCCCGATCGACAAGAAGATGGGCCAGAAGGGCGCGCACATCTGCGACGTGATTTTCGACGACTGCCGCGTGCCGGCCGTGAACCTGATCGGCGGGCGCGAGGAAGTCGGCTTCAAGACTGCGATGAAAGTGCTCGACAAGGGCCGCATCAACATCGCTGCAGTATGCGTCGGCGTCGCCGAACGCATGCTCGACGACGCGCTGCGCTACGCGATGGAGCGCAAGCAGTTCGGCAAGCCGATCGCCGAGTTCCAGCTGATCCAGGCGATGCTCGCCGACAGCAAAGCCGAGATCTATGCCGCGCGCAGCATGGTGATCGACGCCGCGCGGCGCCGTGACGAAGGGCTCGACGTCGGCACCGAAGCCGCGTGTGCGAAGCTCTTCGCGTCGGAGATGTGCGGCCGCGTCGCCGATCGCGCAGTGCAGATCTTCGGCGGCGCCGGGTATCTGGCCGAATACGGCATCGAGCGCTTCTACCGCGACGTGCGCCTGTTCCGCATCTTCGAAGGCACGACGCAGATCCAGCAGCTCGTCATCGCCCGCAACCTGATCCGCGAGCATGCGCGCTGA
- a CDS encoding electron transfer flavoprotein-ubiquinone oxidoreductase — protein sequence MSREAMEFDVVIVGGGPAGLSAAIRLKQLAADAGSELSMCVIEKGSEVGAHILSGAVMDPRALAELFPDWQALGAPLKAAVTEDRFLLLGDTGGRQLPNALLPDCFHNHGNYVVSLGNVCRWLAAQAEALGIDVYAGFAGAEILYDAEGRVTGVATGDMGRLKDGSEGPNFQPGMELQAKYTLFAEGCRGHLGKQLEAKFDLRRDCDPQTYGIGIKELWELKPERHREGLVIHTGGWPLDPDTYGGGFLYHMEDNLVSVGFVVGLGYRNPHLSPFDEMQRLKTHPLLKDFFAGARRVAYGARAIAAGGLQSMPKLVFPGGALIGDDAGFLNASRIKGSHCAIKSGSLAAEACFAALAAGRNHDELAAYPEAFRASWLYEELHKARNFKPWMSKGLKTGSLMFGIDQIVLRGRAPWTLKNSADHGKLQPAADSVPIVYPKPDGVLTFDRLSSVFISNTNHEEDQPCHLTLGDAAVPIDVNLAQFDAPEQRYCPAGVYEIVRDEAASSADSARLQINAQNCLHCKTCDIKDPTQNITWVVPQGGEGPNYPNM from the coding sequence ATGAGTCGTGAAGCAATGGAATTCGACGTCGTGATCGTCGGCGGCGGCCCGGCCGGGCTGTCCGCAGCGATCCGCCTGAAGCAGCTCGCCGCCGACGCCGGCAGCGAACTGTCGATGTGCGTCATCGAGAAAGGCTCGGAAGTCGGCGCGCACATCCTGTCCGGCGCGGTGATGGACCCGCGCGCGCTCGCCGAGCTTTTTCCCGACTGGCAGGCGCTCGGCGCGCCGCTGAAAGCCGCGGTCACCGAAGACCGCTTCCTGCTGCTCGGTGACACGGGCGGGCGGCAGCTGCCGAACGCGCTGCTGCCCGACTGTTTCCACAACCACGGCAATTATGTCGTCAGCCTCGGCAACGTGTGCCGCTGGCTCGCGGCCCAGGCCGAAGCGCTGGGCATCGACGTCTATGCCGGCTTCGCCGGAGCCGAAATCCTGTACGACGCCGAAGGCCGCGTGACGGGTGTGGCGACCGGCGACATGGGGCGCCTGAAGGACGGCTCGGAAGGCCCGAACTTCCAGCCCGGCATGGAACTGCAGGCGAAATACACGCTGTTCGCCGAAGGCTGCCGCGGCCACCTCGGCAAACAGCTCGAAGCGAAGTTCGACTTGCGCCGCGACTGCGATCCGCAGACTTACGGCATCGGCATCAAGGAGCTGTGGGAACTCAAGCCCGAACGCCACCGGGAGGGCCTCGTGATCCACACCGGCGGCTGGCCGCTCGACCCGGACACCTACGGCGGCGGCTTCCTGTACCACATGGAAGACAACCTCGTGTCGGTCGGGTTCGTCGTCGGCCTCGGCTACCGCAACCCGCACCTGTCGCCTTTCGACGAGATGCAGCGGCTCAAGACGCACCCGCTGCTGAAGGATTTCTTCGCCGGCGCGCGGCGCGTCGCGTACGGTGCGCGCGCGATCGCGGCAGGCGGCCTGCAGTCGATGCCGAAGCTGGTGTTCCCGGGCGGCGCGCTGATCGGCGACGACGCGGGCTTCCTCAACGCGAGCCGCATCAAGGGTTCGCACTGCGCGATCAAGTCCGGTTCGCTCGCTGCGGAAGCCTGTTTCGCCGCGCTCGCCGCAGGCCGCAACCACGACGAGCTCGCCGCCTACCCCGAAGCGTTCCGCGCCAGCTGGCTGTACGAAGAACTGCACAAGGCGCGCAACTTCAAGCCATGGATGAGCAAGGGCCTGAAGACCGGCTCGCTGATGTTCGGCATCGACCAGATCGTGCTGCGCGGGCGCGCGCCATGGACGCTGAAGAACAGCGCCGACCACGGCAAGCTGCAGCCCGCGGCCGACAGTGTGCCGATCGTCTATCCGAAGCCCGACGGCGTGCTGACGTTCGACCGCCTGTCGTCGGTGTTCATCTCGAACACGAACCACGAAGAAGACCAGCCCTGCCACCTGACGCTCGGCGACGCCGCGGTGCCGATCGACGTGAACCTCGCGCAGTTCGACGCGCCGGAGCAACGCTACTGCCCGGCGGGCGTCTACGAGATCGTGCGCGACGAAGCCGCGTCATCTGCCGACAGCGCGCGGCTGCAGATCAATGCGCAGAACTGCCTGCACTGCAAGACCTGCGACATCAAGGACCCGACGCAGAACATCACGTGGGTCGTGCCGCAGGGCGGCGAAGGGCCGAACTACCCGAACATGTAG
- a CDS encoding MarR family transcriptional regulator has translation MTDVSAAKNLATIEISNRLFFRFFQAANTLHTKGTQALDEFGVTTQQWSVLGALSRPKAKDGMGINELSRFLLVSRQNLSGLLTRLERDGLIERATSEEDRRSRKVRLSPKGEELWVKLAEPIHAFYDQALKGFSFDDRLQFIHYVSLLQRNMAKL, from the coding sequence ATGACCGACGTTTCCGCCGCCAAGAACCTCGCCACGATCGAGATCAGCAACCGCCTGTTCTTCCGCTTCTTCCAGGCGGCCAACACGCTGCACACCAAGGGCACCCAGGCGCTCGACGAGTTCGGCGTGACGACCCAGCAGTGGTCGGTGCTCGGCGCGCTGTCCCGCCCGAAGGCGAAAGACGGCATGGGCATCAACGAGCTCTCCCGCTTCCTGCTCGTCAGCCGCCAGAACCTGTCCGGCCTGCTGACCCGCCTCGAACGCGACGGCCTGATCGAACGCGCGACCAGCGAGGAAGACCGCCGCTCGCGCAAGGTCCGGCTCAGCCCCAAGGGCGAGGAGCTGTGGGTCAAGCTCGCCGAGCCGATCCACGCGTTCTACGACCAAGCGCTGAAAGGCTTCTCGTTCGACGACCGCCTGCAGTTCATCCATTACGTGAGCCTGCTGCAGCGGAACATGGCGAAGCTGTAG
- the badI gene encoding 2-ketocyclohexanecarboxyl-CoA hydrolase, translated as MEYQDILYTKEDGIATIMINRPAQYNAFRAQTCEEIIFALKDADFDKSIGVVVLTGAGDKAFCTGGDQGTQDGGYGGRGVIGLPVEEMQSAIRDIAKPVIARVNGFAIGGGNVLVTVCDLAIASEKAQLGQAGPRVGSVDPGFGTALLARVVGEKKAREIWYLCRRYTAQEALAMGLVNAVVPHDQLDAEVKKWCDEIVEKSPTAIALAKKSFNVDTEMIRGMGGLAMHALKLYYETAESAEGGNAFREKRKPEFRKHAK; from the coding sequence ATGGAATACCAGGACATTCTGTACACGAAAGAAGACGGCATCGCGACGATAATGATCAACCGCCCCGCGCAGTACAACGCGTTTCGCGCGCAGACTTGCGAAGAAATCATCTTCGCGCTGAAGGACGCGGACTTCGACAAGAGCATCGGGGTCGTCGTGCTGACCGGCGCCGGCGACAAGGCGTTCTGCACCGGCGGGGACCAGGGCACTCAGGACGGCGGCTACGGCGGCCGCGGCGTCATCGGCCTGCCGGTCGAGGAGATGCAGAGCGCGATTCGCGACATCGCCAAGCCGGTGATCGCGCGCGTCAATGGTTTCGCGATCGGCGGCGGCAACGTGCTCGTGACGGTCTGTGACCTTGCGATCGCTTCGGAAAAGGCGCAGCTCGGTCAGGCGGGGCCGCGCGTCGGTTCGGTCGATCCCGGCTTCGGCACGGCGCTGCTCGCGCGTGTCGTCGGCGAAAAGAAGGCGCGCGAAATCTGGTATCTGTGCCGCCGCTACACGGCGCAGGAAGCGCTCGCGATGGGCCTCGTCAATGCGGTCGTGCCGCACGACCAGCTCGACGCCGAAGTGAAGAAGTGGTGCGACGAGATCGTCGAGAAGAGCCCGACCGCGATCGCGCTGGCGAAAAAATCGTTCAACGTCGATACCGAAATGATCCGCGGCATGGGCGGCCTTGCGATGCACGCGCTGAAGCTGTACTACGAAACGGCCGAATCGGCCGAAGGCGGCAACGCGTTCCGCGAGAAGAGGAAGCCGGAGTTCCGCAAGCACGCCAAATAA
- the aliB gene encoding cyclohexanecarboxyl-CoA dehydrogenase, with the protein MDFSLSQEQQALVDTASRFARERLAPGYKVREKAERIEREVIREMGELGFLGPELSEAHGGLGVDCVTSGLLLEQISYGDFNVSYVNLLTSLCGQIVAGHARPDIAKEWLGQVIAGHKTIAIALTEPSAGSDAARLKLKAVRDGNDFVLNGEKTSISMATQSDVAVVFARTGSEAERARGISAFLVPMDLPGITRTAFDDIGTRPVGRGSIFFDDVRISADMMLGDEGQGFIQVMQGFDYSRALIGLQCMGVVRASLDETWRYIQEREAFGKKIGEFQGVTFPLAEAETMYEACRALCLRTLWLKDQGLPHTSEAAMCKWWAPKLACEIIHQCLLTHGHGGYASDYDFGQRYRDVMGLQIGDGTANIMKMIIGREKLDAHRV; encoded by the coding sequence ATGGATTTCAGTCTCAGTCAGGAGCAGCAGGCGCTGGTCGATACCGCGAGCCGCTTTGCCCGCGAACGTCTTGCGCCGGGCTACAAAGTGCGCGAGAAAGCCGAGCGCATCGAGCGCGAAGTGATCCGCGAAATGGGCGAACTCGGTTTCCTCGGGCCGGAGTTGTCCGAGGCGCACGGCGGGCTCGGCGTCGATTGCGTCACTAGCGGGCTGCTGCTCGAGCAGATTTCGTACGGCGACTTCAACGTCTCGTACGTGAACCTGCTGACGTCGCTGTGCGGCCAGATCGTCGCCGGCCATGCGCGGCCCGACATCGCGAAAGAGTGGCTCGGCCAGGTGATCGCCGGGCACAAGACGATCGCGATCGCGCTGACCGAACCGAGCGCGGGGTCGGATGCCGCGCGCCTGAAGCTCAAGGCGGTGCGCGACGGCAACGATTTCGTCCTCAACGGCGAGAAGACGTCGATCTCGATGGCGACGCAGTCCGACGTCGCAGTCGTCTTCGCGCGCACCGGCAGCGAAGCCGAGCGCGCCCGCGGCATCAGCGCGTTCCTCGTGCCGATGGACCTGCCGGGCATCACGCGCACCGCGTTCGACGACATCGGCACACGCCCGGTCGGCCGCGGCTCGATCTTCTTCGACGACGTGCGCATATCCGCGGACATGATGCTCGGCGACGAGGGGCAGGGCTTCATCCAGGTGATGCAGGGCTTCGATTACAGCCGCGCGCTGATCGGCCTGCAGTGCATGGGGGTCGTGCGCGCGTCGCTCGACGAGACCTGGCGCTACATCCAGGAGCGCGAGGCGTTCGGCAAGAAGATCGGCGAATTCCAGGGCGTCACGTTCCCGCTCGCCGAAGCCGAGACGATGTACGAAGCCTGCCGTGCGCTATGCCTGCGCACCCTGTGGCTGAAGGATCAGGGGCTGCCGCACACGTCGGAAGCGGCGATGTGCAAGTGGTGGGCGCCGAAGCTCGCGTGCGAAATCATCCATCAGTGCCTGCTCACGCACGGCCACGGCGGCTACGCGAGCGACTACGACTTCGGCCAGCGCTACCGCGACGTCATGGGCCTGCAGATCGGCGACGGCACCGCGAACATCATGAAGATGATCATCGGGCGCGAGAAGCTCGACGCGCACAGGGTCTAG